The sequence below is a genomic window from Halolamina litorea.
CGACGACACCGCCCGCTCGGTCTACGAGGGTGTGCAGGACGTCGGCCGCGACGCCTGGGACACCTCGTCCTACCAGCGTGAGAACACCCTGATGCTCTCAGACGAGTCCGAGGCCGACGCCTCGCCGAAGCTGATCATCAAGAACCACGACACCGAGGCCAGCCACTCCGCGACGGTCGGACAGGTCGACGAGCAGGACCTGTTCTACATGACCTCGCGGGCGATCAGCCCGGAGCAGGCACGCAACATGCTCGTCGAGGGCTTCTTCGTGCCCGTGCTCGAGGAGATCGCCGTTGAGGAGTTCCGCGACGACGTCGAGGAACTCGTCCAGCAGCGCCTCGACTGAGGCGCCGCGACTCGCCGGCCGCTCTCCCGGCCTAACTGAACATCTTTTCGCGTTGGATCTGGAGCCGGAGGAACGCCGGGATCGCCACCAGCGCCAGCAGGACCTCGGCGCCGCCGGCGAAGCCGAACGCCGCGGGGTAGCCGAGGTCGTCGGCGACCAACCCGCCGCCGACGACGCCGGCGAGGAAGCCCAGACTGCCGGCGATGTTGAACCCCGCCAGCGCGACGCCGCGCTCCCCTGTCGGCGCGAGGTCGACGACCAACGCCATCGTCGCCGGCGCCATCAGCGCGCCGAGGACGCCGACGGCGACCATCCCGAACTGCACCGCCAGCAGCGCCTCGCCCCGGGCGGGGAACACCGACTCGGCGGCCCCGATCCCGAGCACGACGATCCCGTAGAACGCCGAGCCGGCGACGATCGGGACGGTTCGGCCGAAGCGATCGGAAAGCCGGCCGAAGGGGTACTGCAGCAGGCCGAACGGGGCGAAAAACAGCGCGAGCGTGAGCCCCGTTTCGGCCGGCGAGAGGTCGAAGGCGGTGCGGAAGTAGACGGTGCCGACCAGCGCGAAAAAGCCCGCCGTCAGCCGGTCGGCGAAGCCGAAGGCGAACGGGACCGCGAGCGACGGGGTCCGCCGGAGCGCGCCGAACGCCTCGCGCACGCCCTCGTGGTCGCCCTCGGGGGCGTGGTCGGCGACGAGGAACGTGGCGACGCCGATCAGCAGCAGGAGGCCGGCGCCGGTCCAGAGCGGCACGAACGGGCCGACGGAGTAGAGTTGCCCGCCGAGGGGCGCACCGAGTGCGGTACCGAGGCCGATGGCGATGCCGGCGGCGCCCATGTTTCGGCCGTTCCCCTCGCCCAGGTCGGCGAGCATCGACATGGCGAGCGAGAACGCGCCGACGGTCGCAGCCCCCTGGAGGAACCGGACGAGGAGAACGAGTTCGAACGCCGGCCCGGTCGGGCCGAGGAGGGCGAGCACCCCGTAGCCCAGCGCGCCGAGTACCGCGCCGGCGGCGACGAAGGGAATGCGGCGGCCCGCCGTGTCGCTGGCGGCGCCCCAGACGCCGGCGGCGAGGGCGAACGCCGCGAACTCGGCGGCGAGGAACCACGTGCTGGCGTCGAGGTAGTCCCCGCTCCCGAACCCCATCGCGGCGACCAGCCGGTCGACCCCGGGGTAGAGCAGCGTCTGGGAGAGCATCACCGCCCAGACGACGAGTGCGAGCGCGGTCCGGTCGCGGGAGGACACGCGCGGCCGTTCGTGCTCCGCGGGCTTCCGACTTCCGGGTCCGGCCAACCCCGCGAAGGGCCGGGCTTAAGTCCCTCCCTGACAGAGTCGGGACTGATGAGCACGGTATCGGCCGCCAGCCGGGGGAGGTCGCCGTGAGCGTCGACCAGCGGGTCGACTCCGACCACCAACTCGCCCGCCTGCTCCAGATCGGCGTGGTTCTCGAGGAAGTGGTCGAGGCACGCGCGTACCGACACTACCAAAGTCTCGCCGAGGAGGACCGCGACCTCGAGGCCGACGTGGAGGCGCTCCTGGCCGACGCCGCCGAGGAGTCGGCCCGCCACCGCGAGCGCTTGGAGGAACTGGTCGACGAACTCGACGCCGAGTCGATCCCCTTCGGCGACGTGGAGACGCTGGTCGAGGCCCGCTACGGCCGGACCAAGCCCGAGGATTTCGACGGCGTCCTCTACGACCAACTCTGTAACGAGGAGACGGCCTACAAGTTTTACGACGACCTGATCGACGCCATCGGCGCCAGCGACGCCGAGTTCTCGGTCGACCGCGAGCGCCTGCTCGGGGTGCTCTCGGAGATCCGCGACCAGGAGGCCGCGGGCGTCGAAGAAGTTACGCGGATCATGGAGGCTCGGGAATGAACACGGCCGATCAGTACCTCAAGGCGATCTACCTCGTCCAGCGCACCGACGACGGCCCCGCGGCGACGGGTCGTGTGGCCGACTCACTCGACGTGAGCCCCGCGAGCGCGAACGAGATGATCGGTAAGCTCGAGGAGCGCGGGCTCGCAGAACACGAGAAGTACAAGGGCGTCTCGCTCACCGACGACGGGATCGCCCGCGCGGAGGACGCGCTCCGGACGTACTGCATCATCGAGCGCTTCCTCGCGAACGTCCTCTCCGTGGAGGAGTTCCGCGAGGAAGCCCGCCAACTGGAGCCGGTGATCGACGAGACGGTCGCCGACCGACTGGACACCATCATCGATCGCGCCGACGAGTGTCCGGACTGCTTCGACGCCGAGGCCGACGCCTGTTGCTATCTCGCCGGGACGTGTGAGCAGGGCGCGGACTGACCGGAACGGTAATACTCTTGTACGGCGCCCCGCTTCTCCCGAGTGCAGTCCCGTGGTGTAGTGGCCAATCATGAGGGCCTTTGGACCTGCTCGGCGTCGCCGGGCGGGGGAGACAGCCTTCGACGGCGGTTCGAATCCGCCCGGGACTATCCTCTCGGTTCACTGGACCGGCCAGCAGCGCGACCCGTCCGCGCTCAGTTGACCGCTTTCGAGAGCTCCGCACCCGCTTTGAACTTCACGTCGTTCGACGCCGCGTCGGCGTCGACGAGGTGGAGGACCGGCGCATCGAGCGTTCCGATGACACAGACCGGATGGATGTCGGGGTCCTGATCGTCGCAGTCACCGCCGCCGTCGGCGAGCGCCGCCCGCGACTGGACGGCCCAGTAGCTGTGCCCCTCGCTCGGACAGGCCGAGCGGACGTTCGTCGGCAGCGTGTCGCCGTCGTCGTCCTCGTCGGGGGCGAACGCCTTCCGCAGGACGATGTCGCCGTACTTCGCCCGGCCGGGGCGCTTCCGGCGCGTGGCGAGTGACTCCAAATCAGTCCCGCCCTCCTCGATGTCCGACCGTGTGACGCCGGCGAGGACGTTGGGGCCGTCGGCGACGAGGAGCGTCGCACTGTCCTCGTAGAGCGCGCCGTCGTCGAGCAGCCAGCCGCCGGCGTAGAGGTACTGATCGTCGTGGCTGAGTCGTCGCACGTAGAGCAGCGCCGGCATCGGGGACGGGCAGTCCGGCGGCGTCGCGAGCACCGGACAGACGAACGTCGCGGAGGCCGCGACGCCACCTTGGGTCCGCTCGTCGCCCCACGACCCGAGCGTTCTCGGCGCCTCGATACGCCCGTCCGTCGAGATGCGCAGTAGCTCGTGACTCTCCTCCACGGCGGGGCACGCCCCGGTGACGACGACGCTACCCTCCTCGGCGGTCGCGAAGACGTGGCGCTGTTTCTCCGTCTCCTCGGCCAGCGTCGCCGTGAGGAGGTTCCGGCAGGCGAGGTCGCGGTGGACCACCACGGGGCCGTCGATCTCCCCGCAGCGGTCGTCGCCCTGCTCGCCGATCAGGTAGTCGAGCACCCGCCGCGGGGTGAGCTCGTCGGCCAGCGCGGGGCCGTCGTTCGGGAGCCGGGCGTCGGGGAGGCTGACGACGAAGCGCTCGCCGATCGTCCCGTCGCCGTCGAGGTAGGCGTAGAGGTCCTCGGTGCCGTCCCCGAGGCCGTCGCCGTCGCTGTCGAGGTCGCCGCCGATGAGCTTCAGGTCCGAGTCGACGATCTCCCGGGCCTCCCGGAGCGAACTCGCCGCTTCCTCCCACTCGGCGGCGGCGACGGCGTCGCGGGCCGACCGCCCGAGGTCGCGTCGCCCGTCGGCGTGCTCGCGGACGGTCACACATACCTCCGAGCCACAGCGATCCAGCGTCCCCCGGACTTCGGTGACCCACTCGACGAAGCTGTCGAGGGAGGCCGTCGCTTCGGCTGCCGA
It includes:
- a CDS encoding MFS transporter, with product MSSRDRTALALVVWAVMLSQTLLYPGVDRLVAAMGFGSGDYLDASTWFLAAEFAAFALAAGVWGAASDTAGRRIPFVAAGAVLGALGYGVLALLGPTGPAFELVLLVRFLQGAATVGAFSLAMSMLADLGEGNGRNMGAAGIAIGLGTALGAPLGGQLYSVGPFVPLWTGAGLLLLIGVATFLVADHAPEGDHEGVREAFGALRRTPSLAVPFAFGFADRLTAGFFALVGTVYFRTAFDLSPAETGLTLALFFAPFGLLQYPFGRLSDRFGRTVPIVAGSAFYGIVVLGIGAAESVFPARGEALLAVQFGMVAVGVLGALMAPATMALVVDLAPTGERGVALAGFNIAGSLGFLAGVVGGGLVADDLGYPAAFGFAGGAEVLLALVAIPAFLRLQIQREKMFS
- a CDS encoding ferritin family protein, whose protein sequence is MSVDQRVDSDHQLARLLQIGVVLEEVVEARAYRHYQSLAEEDRDLEADVEALLADAAEESARHRERLEELVDELDAESIPFGDVETLVEARYGRTKPEDFDGVLYDQLCNEETAYKFYDDLIDAIGASDAEFSVDRERLLGVLSEIRDQEAAGVEEVTRIMEARE
- a CDS encoding metal-dependent transcriptional regulator, whose amino-acid sequence is MNTADQYLKAIYLVQRTDDGPAATGRVADSLDVSPASANEMIGKLEERGLAEHEKYKGVSLTDDGIARAEDALRTYCIIERFLANVLSVEEFREEARQLEPVIDETVADRLDTIIDRADECPDCFDAEADACCYLAGTCEQGAD